The DNA sequence CTTAATGAGCACTTTCAAACAAATATTCCTACAGCTACTTTGCAATTGTGGGCTCAGGAAATTGGCAGCGATGTCCCTTTTTTTTTTCTTTAGGATCCGCGCTAGGAAAAGGTCGCGGAGAACAGATTTCTATAATAAAACTAAATTATAGCCATAATAAATATGTTCTATATTTAGATTCTGATGGAGTTTCCACCCAAAAAGCTTACCAATCCATGATTCCTGAAGACTTCAGCAAAGGAAAGCGTGCAACATCGTTTTATTATGGTGAAAACGATTTAGAAAAGTCCGTATTTCGTATACGTCCAGACTTAAGAAGTAAAAAACACATGCTAGAGAGGATATGGAGTCCTTTCCATAGCAATGTGCTTATGTCGGGTT is a window from the Chlamydia serpentis genome containing:
- a CDS encoding kinase; the encoded protein is MGSGNWQRCPFFFSLGSALGKGRGEQISIIKLNYSHNKYVLYLDSDGVSTQKAYQSMIPEDFSKGKRATSFYYGENDLEKSVFRIRPDLRSKKHMLERIWSPFHSNVLMSGSGATLFVTYSEKLEKNTQVKSHIQNLIKQTKGIPVRCLYRKNQWYSLEGAIYKNNQKVCFQPLI